In Candidatus Caccoplasma merdavium, the sequence CCCGTACGGCCGAAATGTGCAAACTCACCGAGAACTCTTCGCGCGACTCGCAAATCGCCTTTGCCAACGAACTCTCGATCATTTGCGACAAGGCCGGCATCAACGTATGGGAACTCATAGAATTGGCCAACAAGCACCCGCGCGTGAATATCCTGCAACCCGGTTGCGGCGTGGGGGGGCATTGCATAGCGGTAGACCCGTGGTTTATCGTGTCGGATTATCCCGAACAGGCCCAATTCATCAAACGGGCCCGTGAAACCAACGACTACAAAGCCGACTGGTGTGCCAACAAGGTGCTCGAAACATGCCGCGACTTCGTGGAGGCAAACGGCCGTGAACCCGTCATCGCCTGCATGGGTCTGGCCTTCAAGCCCGACATCGACGACCTCAGGGAGTCGCCTGCAAAATATATCGCGTCGAGAATTATTACCGAATCACGAGCCGACGTGTTGATTGTGGAACCCAACATATCATCGCACCCGAGTTTTAACCTGACCGACCTTAACGAAGCCTATGCCAAAGCCGACATCATCGTCTGGCTCGTGCGCCACACGCCCTTCCTGAGCCTGGCCAGAGATGCCAAGAAGATAGAGTTGGACTTTTGCGGCATTAGAAAATAATTTTTCGTCTGCAACAGGATAGAAAGATCACTATGAAGAAAATTCTGCTCGTATTCGGAACCCGCCCCGAGGCCATCAAGATGGCACCGCTGGTCAAAGCCTTGCAAAAAGATTCCGAACATTTCGAGACCAAAATATGTGTCACCGCCCAACATCGCCAGATGCTCGATCAGGTCTTGGAGGTGTTCGACATCGTTCCCGAGTATGACCTCAACATCATGGCGCCCAACCAGGACCTTTACGACATAACCTCCCGTGTCCTTGTCGGGCTGCGCGACGTACTCGACGATTTCGCACCCGACATCGTGCTGGTGCACGGCGACACCACCACTTCCATGGCGGCCGCACTGGCCGCATTCTATCGGCAGATTCCTGTGGGACATGTCGAGGCCGGTCTGCGCACTTACAACATGCTCTCGCCATGGCCCGAGGAGATGAACCGGCAGGTGACCGACCGCATGTGCACTTACTATTTCGCCCCGACCGAGAAATCTCGCCAAAATCTTTTGCGTGAAAATGTAGACGCCACGAAAATCCATGTCACCGGCAACACGGTCATCGATGCCCTGCTGATGGCCGTGGACATCATCGAGAAGAAACCCCAGATCAAAACCGCTATCGAAGACGAGTTGCGAGACAAGGGGTATGCCATGGGCAACAGACCCTACATCTTGGTGACGGGACACCGCCGTGAAAACTTCGGTGAGGGGTTCTTGAATATATGCAAGGCCATTCGCCAAATCGCCGAAGAACACCCCGAGATGGATATTGTCTATCCGGTACACCTCAATCCGAACGTGCAAAAACCCGTTTATGAATTATTGTCGGGCACACCCAACATCTATCTTGTTAAACCGCTCGATTACCTGCCCTTTGTCTATGCCATGCAGCATTCGACGCTGCTGTTGACCGACAGCGGCGGCGTGCAGGAAGAGGCCCCTTCCTTGGGGAAGCCCGTGCTCGTCATGCGGGAAACGACCGAACGTCCCGAGGCTGTCGAGGCCGGAACCGTGAGACTGGTGGGAACCGATGTCGCAGCCATCGTGGGGAATGTGCAAGAACTGCTGCACGACCCCGAGGTCTACCGCAAAATGTCGGAGAGTTACAATCCCTATGGCGACGGCCACGCGTGCGAACGGATTGTCGATGCCTTGCGCAAATAGGAAGATGCCCGTGGCCAAACCGGGGGCAGGGATATACCAATCGAAAAAAGGGGCAAACGCCACTTGTCGGTTCAACGTGGAGCAAGCGGAAAGAAATCGGAGAAATCTCCTGAGAACAGAAACAACGGAAAAGGTAGCTTGTGCTACCTTTTTTCGTGTTGGGCAGCCGACGGATTTCCGCAGGGCCATGCGTCGAGACCATCTTTCCGCGCGTCAAACGACAATACGGTAGGGTAATGATTGACACGTTTGTCCTCTTCTTCATCGGTGTAACGATGCAGGGTGGGATAATTATATCGCAAGAAGGCTTCGAGGCGAACCGGGGCTTTAAGCGACAGCGGGCCGAAAGGTATCGTCTCGAGGTCGTCTATGTCGTGGCATGAGATGTGGTCGGTTTTCGTTATGACATGATTGTAATATGCCGTGCGGCGGGAATTGAAACATGTGGAGGCAAACCGCATCATTTTATAAATGGCTTTCTTTGTGAAAAGCATATCCACAATCTTATTGAGGCAACAAGGTATCACACCTCGGTTTGACGGAGCCGCTATCTGACAGGTACCGCAATGTTTCCACTGCCATATTTCTTTGCCGATAAGGCAACATTTCAGGAAATTGACCGCTTCGAATTGTATACGCCTGAGCAATTTATTATCGGGTATGCGATCAAAGGGGAATATGTCCACAAAGATACCCTGGTGCATGGGGAGCGACTTGTAGTTTTCTTCGACAAAAAGCGTGTTGTTTTTCTTCACCTTGGTAAAGTGGTAAGGTGTTCGAGGGTCGGTTCCCAACCAGGAAAGGAAATAATCCTGGCCTAACTCTCGGGGGGCAATCTGCAAGAAACGTTCATAATCGTCGCGTTTCATGCCGATGTCGATGTCGTCGTCCCACGGTAGTATCGCCTTGTCGTAAAGCGCACCGATGGCCGTCCCGCCTATGACGAAATAAGGTATGTCATGTTTGGTGCAGACCCGAACGACCTCGGCCAGTATCTCATACAAGACCTCGTGCAACTTTTCCAATTCCTGAGAAGAATAGTGTTTGGGCATAGATAGGATAGGATTTATTTGTGGGTGACCGCTTCCTCTTCCGACCCTGTGGCATGTTGCGGCGTGGAAGCCAGGAACCGGAAATAATCGCTGCAAGAAATGGGAAAATAGAACCCGCGGAGGTAACCGGCACAGGTGCGTCGACCCGAAAAGCTGTATATCAGCAACGGATAGTTTTTCATGCAGAAAAATTGCAGCCGGAGGAAATCGAGGCGGGAATGGCTCGTATAGAGGCGTATCATGTGCCGGGCCTGTTTGAGAACCGGCTTGTCCGACTCGACCCGGGCGAGGAACACCCCGGCCGCCATGAGACGTTGGTCGATACCCTCCCTTACCTCTTTATGCAACAGCCAGGTGCGTCGTACCCATCGGAATATGTTTCCCGCCTTCCGGCTGTTGCTGGTGGGCACGATATAGGTGTAGGCCGAAGTATGGCGGCGATGCCACGAAAGGACTTCGGGGAGGAACACAATGCTGTCGAAGGCGGCTGCGGTGAGGGCCAATATCATGTCGTAACAGCGATAGACGGCAAGGGGTGCCGGGTCGGGCATGAGGGTCAACAACCGCCGGGAGAAGAGGGTGGAATGACCGGGAAAAATGCCGACAAAAATCATGCGCAGGAGGTTGCAGTTGGGTACGCGGTCATCGAATGCCACGGGGGTGTCGCTGTCGTAAAAAGGCCGGGAGAAACTGGCACACATGAGTTTGTCGCCGATGGTCTGCACCTGCCGTTCGATTTTGCAGGGCTCCCAAATGTCGTCTTGGTCGGCAATGGCGATGCAATCGCCCGTGGCCTGGGAGAGGGCATCGAAGAAATTTCCATTTACCCCTTTGCGCGTTTTGTTTTGCCGGGGGTGTATTTGCGGATAGCGGCGGGCATATTCGCACACGATGTCATAGGTGCGGTCGGTCGATGCATCATCTTGTATGATAATCTCATTCGCGGGATAGGTTTGTGCCATGATGGAGTCGAGTTGTTCGCGTATGAACGACTCCCCGTTACAAGTGCACATGACTATCGACACAGTTTTCTTCTCCATGGCAGGATGTGATTATGATGGGTTCCGCAAAAAACGCTGCTTTATAAATCCGATGCTCTCCTTCAAAACCTTCGCTCCGCCTGTCCACATCACGGCCAGATAGAGCAATGCGGCCGTCACCACCTTGGCTCCGAGCAGCAAATAGATGTTGTCGATGCCGCATGTCACATAATGGGCCACGACCATCACGACCCCCGCGGCAAAGGCAAAAGGGAGAATATCCCGAAGCATGTCGGCGAAGCGCAGGGCAAGCTGCCGGCGGGCAAAGAGATACCACACACCCAGCCACGCGACGTTGAGCACGACAAACGCGATAATCATGTTTTTGATGCCCAAGGGAGCCGTGGCTATCAGCACGGACATTTGCAGCAGGCACAGCACGATGGTATTCCACATGTAGATGCGCGATTTCCCGCTACTGATGATAAGGTTTGAAAAGAGTCCCTGCACCGGGACGAATGCACCCCACACGCAAAGCATTTGCATCATGGGTACACTGGGAAGCCATTTCTCGGTCACGCACACGACGATGAGTTCCCGGGCAATGAAGGCCAGCCCCAGCATGAGGGGAAAAGACAGGAACGAGGTAAACCGCAGCATCTTGCGAAAGACGGCCAACTGACGGGTCTTGTCGTCGGAGACTTGCGCAAGGACGGGTTGCGCCACACCGGTAATCATGCCGTTGATGGTGTTGTAACCCATCATGTTCCACTTGGCCGCCTGGGTGTAATATCCTACCTGTTGCACCGAAAAGAGCCGGCCCAACAGCACCGAGAAAAGATTGTTGTTGATGTGAAGGAATATGTTGGTGGCCAATACGCGGCTGCTGAAACCGAACATCTCCCTGATGGGGGTGAAGTCGATGTGGAACGAGGGTCGCCACGGCGTGAGCCACCAGTAACAACCCGACGACACCACGATGTAGGTAATGCTCTGCAATGCTATGCCCCAATAGGCCATGCCCTGCCATGCCGCCGTGACCCCCACGGTGCCCGAGACCACCAAAGCCGATAGTTGTGCCACGGTTTTTTTCTTGACCATGAGGTTGCGAAACATATAGGCACAGTGGGCCGTCGTCGTACTCGACAGGATAAAGCCGAGAAAAAGGAACCGCGACAACGGCACCAATTCGGGCTCGTTGTAAAAGCGGGCGATGTACGGAGCCAGGAAAAAGAGCAGTATGTAGACCGTCACCGATACCGACAGGCTGAACCAGAATACGGCATTGTAATCGTTTGCCGTGACACTCTTCTTGTTGGCAATCGCCGAGATGAAACCGCTCTCTTGCAACGAACTGGCAATGAGCGTGAAGATGGTAAGCATTCCCACCATACCGTAGTCGGCCGGGCTGAGCAGGCGGGCCAGGAATATGCCGAAAAGCAGATTCAACAACTGCTGCATGCCGTTGCTGAACCCACCCCAGAACAGGCCTTTTGCGGTTTTCTCTTTGAGTGAGGTTTCTTCCATGTTTTTCCCACCGCGGACATCGGAACGCTGTGCTTGCACAAGCCTCCGCGACACCCGCTCGTTACGGAGTTCAAAGATACGGCTATTTGCCTACAATTCAAAACCCGGGCAAAGATTTTCTGCCTCTCATGGCCGAAGCCTCGGACTATTCGTCGGAAAGCGGTGCTTCGGCGGTTCGCTGGTAGGCCAGCCGTTCGGTCCCGTTGGCGACATGCACGATGCCGCAATAGACAAACCCGTATTTTCCAAGAATATGTTGCAGGATTTTGTTGTCGGCATGAGTGTCGGCTCTGAGATTGTCGCATCGGGATATGACCCAGGAGAAACAGGCATCGGCGACACCCCGGCAAGAGCCGTCGGCGGCCAGTCGGTGTATGGTGGCGTAGGGGCGGTCGTTGAGCCAGGAACCCGCATACATCTTCTGATAGTTGGGGTCTTCGCCCGACACCAAGGCAAAGGTG encodes:
- the wecC gene encoding UDP-N-acetyl-D-mannosamine dehydrogenase, with translation MKKVIFLGLGYIGLPTAAIAAHHGYEVVGVDVNPSVVETVNQGKVHIVEPDLDKVVKESVLNGHLRAVIQPEPADAFFIVVPTPFKQNHRADITYVEAATRSVVPYLQPGNLFVIESTSPVFTTERMADLIYRLRPELKGKIYIAYCPERVLPGNTLYELVHNDRVIGGINPESTEKAIEFYSAFVQGTLHRTNARTAEMCKLTENSSRDSQIAFANELSIICDKAGINVWELIELANKHPRVNILQPGCGVGGHCIAVDPWFIVSDYPEQAQFIKRARETNDYKADWCANKVLETCRDFVEANGREPVIACMGLAFKPDIDDLRESPAKYIASRIITESRADVLIVEPNISSHPSFNLTDLNEAYAKADIIVWLVRHTPFLSLARDAKKIELDFCGIRK
- the wecB gene encoding UDP-N-acetylglucosamine 2-epimerase (non-hydrolyzing), encoding MKKILLVFGTRPEAIKMAPLVKALQKDSEHFETKICVTAQHRQMLDQVLEVFDIVPEYDLNIMAPNQDLYDITSRVLVGLRDVLDDFAPDIVLVHGDTTTSMAAALAAFYRQIPVGHVEAGLRTYNMLSPWPEEMNRQVTDRMCTYYFAPTEKSRQNLLRENVDATKIHVTGNTVIDALLMAVDIIEKKPQIKTAIEDELRDKGYAMGNRPYILVTGHRRENFGEGFLNICKAIRQIAEEHPEMDIVYPVHLNPNVQKPVYELLSGTPNIYLVKPLDYLPFVYAMQHSTLLLTDSGGVQEEAPSLGKPVLVMRETTERPEAVEAGTVRLVGTDVAAIVGNVQELLHDPEVYRKMSESYNPYGDGHACERIVDALRK
- a CDS encoding LicD family protein — protein: MPKHYSSQELEKLHEVLYEILAEVVRVCTKHDIPYFVIGGTAIGALYDKAILPWDDDIDIGMKRDDYERFLQIAPRELGQDYFLSWLGTDPRTPYHFTKVKKNNTLFVEENYKSLPMHQGIFVDIFPFDRIPDNKLLRRIQFEAVNFLKCCLIGKEIWQWKHCGTCQIAAPSNRGVIPCCLNKIVDMLFTKKAIYKMMRFASTCFNSRRTAYYNHVITKTDHISCHDIDDLETIPFGPLSLKAPVRLEAFLRYNYPTLHRYTDEEEDKRVNHYPTVLSFDARKDGLDAWPCGNPSAAQHEKR
- a CDS encoding glycosyltransferase, which codes for MEKKTVSIVMCTCNGESFIREQLDSIMAQTYPANEIIIQDDASTDRTYDIVCEYARRYPQIHPRQNKTRKGVNGNFFDALSQATGDCIAIADQDDIWEPCKIERQVQTIGDKLMCASFSRPFYDSDTPVAFDDRVPNCNLLRMIFVGIFPGHSTLFSRRLLTLMPDPAPLAVYRCYDMILALTAAAFDSIVFLPEVLSWHRRHTSAYTYIVPTSNSRKAGNIFRWVRRTWLLHKEVREGIDQRLMAAGVFLARVESDKPVLKQARHMIRLYTSHSRLDFLRLQFFCMKNYPLLIYSFSGRRTCAGYLRGFYFPISCSDYFRFLASTPQHATGSEEEAVTHK
- a CDS encoding lipopolysaccharide biosynthesis protein is translated as MEETSLKEKTAKGLFWGGFSNGMQQLLNLLFGIFLARLLSPADYGMVGMLTIFTLIASSLQESGFISAIANKKSVTANDYNAVFWFSLSVSVTVYILLFFLAPYIARFYNEPELVPLSRFLFLGFILSSTTTAHCAYMFRNLMVKKKTVAQLSALVVSGTVGVTAAWQGMAYWGIALQSITYIVVSSGCYWWLTPWRPSFHIDFTPIREMFGFSSRVLATNIFLHINNNLFSVLLGRLFSVQQVGYYTQAAKWNMMGYNTINGMITGVAQPVLAQVSDDKTRQLAVFRKMLRFTSFLSFPLMLGLAFIARELIVVCVTEKWLPSVPMMQMLCVWGAFVPVQGLFSNLIISSGKSRIYMWNTIVLCLLQMSVLIATAPLGIKNMIIAFVVLNVAWLGVWYLFARRQLALRFADMLRDILPFAFAAGVVMVVAHYVTCGIDNIYLLLGAKVVTAALLYLAVMWTGGAKVLKESIGFIKQRFLRNPS
- a CDS encoding GNAT family N-acetyltransferase yields the protein MLQIRKAEEKDVDVLLRIFDRARAYMRDTGNPTQWREGYPSESSLRKDMAEGNCYCVVDPAGRVVGTFALVSGEDPNYQKMYAGSWLNDRPYATIHRLAADGSCRGVADACFSWVISRCDNLRADTHADNKILQHILGKYGFVYCGIVHVANGTERLAYQRTAEAPLSDE